In the Topomyia yanbarensis strain Yona2022 chromosome 3, ASM3024719v1, whole genome shotgun sequence genome, one interval contains:
- the LOC131687517 gene encoding mitochondrial amidoxime-reducing component 1-like, whose protein sequence is MDNLKKEVDRVRSVVSRYSNREVREKNRFFVNLTSTDSGALHDSTSFMLLSEASVADVNSRLEKPVTALQYRPNFVVKGPAAYEEDNWKWIKIGETIYRNLKPCTRCIFINVDPETGIPSTNSEPLKTLKTYRRQPGLGDDPARQLHTTTTASVEIDRGL, encoded by the exons ATGGATAATCTGAAAAAAGAGGTTGACCGAGTACGGTCGGTGGTTTCCCGATATTCTAA CCGGGAGGTGCGGgagaaaaatcgttttttcgttaATTTGACCTCGACCGATTCGGGTGCTCTTCACGATTCGACTAGTTTCATGCTTCTGTCGGAGGCGTCTGTGGCGGACGTGAATTCAAGGTTGGAGAAACCGGTGACGGCTTTGCAATACCGGCCAAACTTTGTTGTGAAAGGACCGGCCGCATACGAGGAGGACAATTGGAAGTGGATTAAGATAGGCGAAACGATCTATCGGAATCTGAAGCCGTGTACGAGGTGCATCTTCATCAACGTGGATCCGGAAACTGGAATACCCAGCACAAACTCGGAACCACTAAAGACGCTCAAAACGTACCGTCGACAACCGGGCCTTGGCGATGATCCAGCTCGGCAGCTACACACAACCACGACAGCCTCAGTGGAGATCGACCGCGGTCTCTGA
- the LOC131687516 gene encoding mitochondrial amidoxime-reducing component 1-like has translation MDSLKKEVDRVRSVVSRYSNREVREKNRFFVNLTSTDSGALHDSTSFMLLSEASVADVNSRLEKPVTALQYRPNFVVKGPAAYEEDNWKWIKIGETIYRNLKPCTRCIFINVDPETGIPSTNSEPLKTLKTYRRQPGLGDDPARQLHTTTTASVEIDRGL, from the exons atggatagTCTGAAAAAAGAGGTTGACCGAGTACGGTCGGTGGTTTCCCGATATTCTAA CCGGGAGGTGCGGgagaaaaatcgttttttcgttaATTTGACCTCGACCGATTCGGGTGCTCTTCACGATTCGACTAGTTTCATGCTTCTGTCGGAGGCGTCTGTGGCGGACGTGAATTCAAGGTTGGAGAAACCGGTGACGGCTTTGCAATACCGGCCAAACTTTGTTGTGAAAGGACCGGCCGCATACGAGGAGGACAATTGGAAGTGGATTAAGATAGGCGAAACGATCTATCGGAATCTGAAGCCGTGTACGAGGTGCATCTTCATCAACGTGGATCCGGAAACTGGAATACCCAGCACAAACTCGGAACCACTAAAGACGCTCAAAACGTACCGTCGACAACCGGGCCTTGGCGATGATCCAGCTCGGCAGCTACACACAACCACGACAGCCTCAGTGGAGATCGACCGCGGTCTCTGA